The DNA sequence ttttttaactttctatCCATCTCATAAAGTAGTTACTTTATCAATTTTTCTCTCctacctttttctctttctcctatACATTCTTCTCTCTCGTTCTTCATAACAAATTCAATTTAAGAGTACTACTCCTCTGCAAGTAAATTTATTACTTCAtacttaatattttattattattatacttctttttaaatttataattctgttctaaatccaaaaaaaattcataatatctttttaatattatctGATTGATTGATTATTTGTTAGTtacatttttctcatttttaatattttcacgtTTTGAAGTACAGAAATAAAAGAATATGCGAGTGATTTAATCACTTAGTCGTCTAAATATTTAGTTTGCGAATTTGGTTATGAATGattcacaataaaaaaattaatgactatgcaaaagaaaaaattgttgcggaaataaaaattaatttttttaatatcttattcgataaaaactcatctaatattttttattttttattattagttagattttttcATTACTTATATATTTGAACATTaacgtttttaaaattattaaaatttatgttcataaaatttgtttttttttttatttataacacATAAAATTATCAAGTTATATacaaaacatttttaaaatacatccaaaatcataagTCTAACATTTAAATATaaacgttaaaaataaaattaatttttttgatatcttattcgataaaaacgcatttaatattttttatttttttattattagttgaaTTTTTTCATTACTTATATATTTGAACATTaacgtttttaaaattattaaaatatatgttcataaaaattatttttttttcaattataacacatttaaaattattaaattatatacaaaatatttttaaaatacatccaaagtcataaatctaaaatttaaatttaaacgttaaaaataaaattattttttttatatcttattcgataaaaacatatctaatattttttattttttattattagttagattttttcATTACTTATTTAAACATTAacgttttttaaataattaaaatgaataattaagttaaattttttagatcttattcaataaaaatatatctaatataTCTTATCATAgtattatttgaaatttttattatttatttgagtattagtattttttattttaaagtatttattaattttaaaattaaaattttaaattttattcaatttgatTGTTAGatgtatatttaaattataatttattaataattaaaaaaattaaaactaaaacaaaaattttaaaatttaaaatttaaattttaattttatttagtttatattttaaatatatatttaatttttattaataataaaattattcgaATAtaattttagtgatttattttgtttattattttattataaaatagttattctaattaaattacaATTGAATTGAttaaactaataaactaataattaaaaatcggTCTGAGAACTAAGAAGACAAGAGACAGCGTATAAGCTTGCAAACTGCAATGCGTTTTCTCCGTGCGTTAAGTCGCTGGTTTTCGGAACCCCTGAAAACtgaaatttaatttctaatttcccTTTCCCTTTCTAGTCACTGTTGACAAAGCAAGAAGATAAACATCGTCTTCTCTCTTTCAATTCCTTCCTTTTTAACCTCAATTCTCATAATTCTCCCTTCTTCTACTCAATTAGGGTTTCCATTTTTTCCACACTCTTCTTATTTTTACCCTCTCACTTCTTTTTAATCCCATTTCGTATATCCTTTTTCTCTGCCGCTTTGCAGCAATGGCCCAATCATGTATGTGATTCTCACTTTTCTTCACCTTCTGCAACTATTGCTTAAAATTTCCATCCTTTTTAGAGGGGGAAAaagcttttttttttggatttttttagagGGATGGGGGGCTGTTTGAGATAATGACTGAATTGTTGGTGGTTTAATTGGGTTTTAGATATGAATTGTATATGATATGATATATTATTGGTTCTTCTTCTATTTGGGAAATAAATTACACTGCTTGTCCATATTATTAGAATTGGAATTTGAGTGTGTGTTAATAattcctttttcattttcttgtGTGTGTAGGTAGGATGGCCTTAAATTGCTAGTACCCTGTATCAATTTTCAGCTGCATTATGCATTTCAGGTGACttttttgaattgcattgagTTTGATGATGATATCAACAACTGCTTCCTCAATTAAGCTGGTTGAAGAAGCTTGTGTTGTGCTTCCTCCATTGGCTATGGAGTTGTAGCTTTTGGAGGATTTTGATTTGGGGCTGGTGGCATAAAGAGTGTGACAGTTTTATTTGGGTAGAGGGGTTAAATGTTGCACATGGCTCCAAATCTGAAGCTTAGGTTATGCGTTACCTTGTTGTTTTTAGTCTTAAGCGTTCTTCTGTTTGTCATTTCAAACGCCGAATCTGAAGGAGTTTCACAAATAGTTAGATCTGCCCCGGATAAGGATGTAGGAGCCAATGTATTTGATGGAACTGGTGAGGGTTCCTTTAAGTTTGAGGATGGTAATACTATGAAGACTAATAGGAAGGGTGGAAACAATAGAGTTTCTATTTCTACAGTCGCATTATTTACATTGGCAATGGCAGCTGCCACTGGTTTAGGTGCTGTGCCCTTCTTCTTTGTGGAGCTTGATCCGCAGTGGGCTGGATTGTGCAATGGAATGGCTGCAGGTGTCATGTTAGCTGCAAGCTTTGACCTCGTACAGGAAGGGCAGGAATTTGGCGCGGGAAATTGGGTTGTCACTGGGATTCTATCTGGAGGAATCTTTATTTGGCTATGCAAGAAGGTGATAATCAATTTTTGTGTTAATCATTTCATATTATATCAGGGGAGCAGATCCTCACAGTAATAACTTTACCATGTCAAATGTGAGATTTCAACATTGATGACAAGGTCAGCCCTTGTACGATTAATGGAGGAAATCTACACTTGACATATaccaattgagaggatccattcggATTGTTATCACTATCTTTCTACTTTTAGCATAAAAGAAATTATATGCCCGGTGTAACTGTGTGCCTCTGTTTACTGATACCTATCTTGATACTCAATGTTGAATCGCTGAGGCTGTAGTGATAGATTGATAAATTGATCATTAGTAAAAGGTATCATGGGCAGCTTCTTTTGTTTTCCAGTTTCTTCTCAAATGCTCTTTTTTTTATACTTGCAGTTTTCTTGAATTTACCTTAGCGGTCTGTCTTGGTTTTATAATGATCTCATTTGTATCTTGTATAATCTCTCGGGTTTCAGTTTCTTGAGCAATATGGGGATGTAAGCATGCTGGATTTAAAAGGTGCAGATGCAGCTAAAGTTGTTCTTGTGATTGGAATAATGACTCTCCATTCTTTTGGGGAGGGATCTGGGGTTGGCGTCTCTTTTGCTGGCTCAAAGGGTTTTTCTCAAGGCCTGTTGGTAACTTTGGCTATTGCTGTACACAACATACCAGAGGGATTAGCGGTGAGCATGGTGCTGGCATCAAGGGGTGTCTCTCCACAAAATGCTATGTTGTGGAGTGTAATTACTTCTTTACCTCAGGTGCATCTTTAAAATCACTTTTGAATTATATAATATAACTTTGCTTGTAAATTTTGGTCTTTGATACGCACTCTTTCTTGAAGTCACAAAAGAGTAGGCATATAACTCTATAGTCTACTGCAAATGTTTAACCTTGTCTTTGACTTTAGTTGCTTAACTTCTTATTCAAATGTTGATGCAGCCAATTGTAGCTGTTCCTTCATTTATTTGTGCTGATGCATTCAGCAAGTTCCTTCCTTTTTGTACTGGATTTGCTGCTGGATGCATGATTTGGATGGTTGTTGCAGAAGTTCTTCCTGATGCATTCAAGGTTATTAgcaatttattattttacacaataGATATTTTCATCTGCATTGTCCTCTTTTTTGGGATGCGGATGTCATGAACGAAGTCTCCTAAAACCTCAGCAATCAGGTGAAGGCTCGACTGGCTCATGAGATTTTTAGTAAGCTTGCAGTGACTAGAAATTTATGggggaaagaagaaaaagggacaAGAGAAGACTTGAATTATTGATGTGAGATGATTTGTTACataatataattcttttctttatactaaTAAATAATTTAGGTCTACTTCAACTCAGCCTACTAGCATAACATCTCTATACAAATGAGGGATCCAAATAACTTCACTAGGAAGCATAAAATGTGCTGGGTGGGGATGCAAATGGAATCTGTCCGTCAAGTCCTACATGCTTTATAGATATGCAATAttaatttctcttcccttttcAATTTCAGGAAGCCTCAGCTTCACAGGTTGCATCAGCAGCAACCCTTTCTGTAGCATTCATGGAAGCTCTAAGCACCTTATTTCAGAATTTCACCCATGACTACAAGTGAGTTtgctgaatttttttattttgttgaggaCAGGTTCCTATTGGGGTATCAACTGTATTATTTTGTTTGGATTCTGGCTTGGACAATTAGTATTGATCATCCATCCTTTGctaaaatttgaaaacaaataCTGCAAAATAATGGAATTTCTTTCGTATTCTGTCTGCTATCTTTTTCGTTTTCCTTCCctgaattttgatttctttttttacAGCTCTGAGGATGCTTCTGGTTTCTTTGTCTCACTACTTTTTGGCCTGGGGCCATTACTTGGTGGAGTTATCCTGGTTGCATTTGCTCTTGCGTTTCATCTCCAGCATGCTCTCCTTATGGGCACGGGTTGTGGCATTGCCTTTGTTCTTGGAGCCTGGCGACCAGTGCAGCTTATTTTGTCTTCAAAATTAGGACTTATTCCCATTATGTTGCTCCTTGCAATGGGGGCTGCATTGGTCCATTTTACGTCCTCAAGTGTATTGAAGATGGCATCCAAAAAAGCCTCGGGTGGTGACTTGCCTACACTTACAGGCTTCCCACTTAGTGTTCACACCCTTCAGTCATTCATATCATGCGGTGCAGTCGCTTTTCACGCTTTGGCAGAAGGACTAGCATTGGGAGTGGCTGCACCAAAAGCATATGGACTTGGCCGTCACATGGTCCTTCCGGTCTCCCTACATGGGCTCCCCCGAGGCGCAGCCGTGGCTAGCTGCATCTTCGGTGCCACAGATAGCTGGCATGGTTCCCTTGCCTCCGCCGCCATAATTGGATTTATGGGTCCAATATCAGCAATAGGGGCTATCCTCACCGGTATTGACTATAGTGGCCTTGATCATATAATGGTTCTTGCTTGTGGTGGATTGATCCCGAGCTTTGGAACTGTAGTTAAGAGAGCCCTTAGTTTGGATAAGAGGAAGAGCACATGTGGCCTCATTCTTGGTATGGGGTTTGCTACCTTGTGTCTAACTTTCACTAGGTTGGTTTGCTTGCATACACTGTACTGCAATTCTGCACCTGAAGCTGTAAGATAAGAACACAACTATGCTTCATTTCGTGCAAGATTGATTTCTAATGTTCCTGCAACTGCAATATGCATTTCTTTAGTTCAATGTCTGAAGACATAGCTTCACAAATTTGGAGAGATTGTCAATGAAGGATGTGGAAAGAGAGAGGTCAAAGATGAAATCAGATTTACAATTGAGCCAAGTTTTCATTTAGAACATGTCCCTTATGTAGAGTTTTTACTTGTATATATAGTTTTACCAAAGGTGGAAATggtaattttttcttctttttaatcctCTCTCAATAGGTGTTGTGACATATAGATCTGATATTTCATGGTGCTGATGGCCCATTCGCTAATACTATAGCATCTTGTGACTTTTGATATATCATGATATATGAATTCTCGTGTTTCCTTGACCATGTTTAAGAAGATCTATGTAGTAGTTTGTTACTGTGTTAACAATACataaaacaaattaataaattgTATACCAACCAAATGTCTGACTTCACTTAGCAAGATAAGGTTTTGTTCTGGTAGTATACCAACCAAATAAGGTGTTATATATGCACAATTATTTCCGCTAGTACCTATGTGAAAGTGCACTTGGTGAAATTGCTGCTGCAAAATTggagttttctttttcaatttgttCTGAAGTTAATACTTAATACTCCCACCATATTAAtgagagtagatttttgtgttggTTGACTTGATAAGATGATGTTACAGAATGGGTGTTTTAAAAGACTAATTAAGTTATAGGTAGGTAGATGTCACTTTAAGTCAAAAAAATACATCCAAAGTTGACTGCAAGGGAACAATGTTAATTGAATGAGCTAAAAAACAAAAATGTAACCTGCACACCAAAATGCCACAAAATTTGGATCACACATTATCAATATCTCAAATCTACCCTTTTTCATTTACTCACTTATTTTGGTGCTACCTCAAAAGTTTTCTCAAAGTTATGACATTCGGATGATAGTAACaataataagaaaagaagaaaatgaaaaggaCCTACAGAAAACTCAGAAGAAAAGCCTCTCCCAACAACCCTTCACAAAAGGTTTAAAAAAGATAGATAAACTACTTGGAAAACAAGCAACAACATGAGAGTGATTTTCAGAATCACTTTGATGATGCTGATTGGTTACTGCTCTGAAATTCCTCTTCCCTTTCCACCAACTTCTCCTTCTCAGAAGCAAATCCAATCTCCACAGTAGTTTGTTCCTTTTGGTGTTTACCACCACCAACACTTTGTGCTCCTGTTAACCTTGCCAACACCACAAAGGACATTGTTGACCATCCTCAGAACTAACACCCATACAATGTTTGGTACCTAAAGTTGCTGCTGAATCCCATGTGAGCTGCCCAAGTTAGAGCATTCAACATTGTAGGTGGAGGCTTATTTGGGGTCCATCTTCTTCCTCATCGCAATCAACCCATTTGAGAGAGTAGTTCCAGCTAGTCCAGCTGCGAATCCGATGGAGGCAAAGATGGTTCCTTTGTATCACCAAGGTTCCAAGCCATGTGACTCTTGGGGCAAGACGCGAAAATTGACCGTAATTGTGATGAGGAAGTTGACATGGTTGGTGCCAATAGGTACATGAGTGTGAAATTGAGGATTGAACCAACAAGGATTGAGAAAACAAAGTCAAGCTCATTCAACCCGAAAATTCGGCCTCGAAGCCATGTCACCAAGAACACAAGCACTAACACCAATCAACTCCTCCATCAGAACCTTGAATGGAAATTGGGGATCAGCAGCTACCCTTGATCTCCATCCATTAAGCAAAAGACCAAGAGGCCCAAAAGATGATGAATCACTATGATCCCCTTAATGACCCCAACTTCTACCATCACCGCCACCGCTGCCGCCACCACTTCCACCATGTCCAATCCCATTTCCCCCATCACCTCCAGCAGAGGAAAGTTTCAACCTTGGTGGTACTAGTTTGATGGGATACAAAGATTGATTCTGAGGCTGAGATGATGGTGATCATGAATTGATGATGATGTTAGGAAAACAGAAGGTATGATAGACCGTTGTTAAGAGATGGTATGGTCTCTTTATTTGGACAAACGGTGAGCTAGAAGGCATGGTTAGGAAAATTGAATATGAAAATAATGTTCACTACGGGAGCATCAATTTAGTTTGTAGGATTAACATCAAGAAAATATGTTGGAGAAAGTTCGAAGAAACATGAGATGAGGtggaaaaaaaaacagaattgaaTGAAGCTTAGACCAGCTTACACACATTTTATTATCACaatttttttcaatctttttcaaaaaattttcttaaatttCTCCAACTAATATTTTGCTGATATTTTGattgtaaattttaataatattattgtaaaaaaattaatttaatagttatattaatttatttttattttaattagttatcTCAGGATTATAAtaaaaatcaaagtaaaaaaGAAGAATACTTTAGTTCTTATATAAAGTTTAGGATgcaaaaactaatataaaattaCGTTTTATAATAAATAGACCATAAATAAAATCCGGGATAGGTTTCCCACTGAAACTGCTCTTAGGTGATGAGGCAGGGAAATACACCGAAAAAGTGATCAGGATCAGTGTCAATAGACACGagtcacatacatacatacatacatacataaaaTACCACGTCACCACAATCCCCCATGGCTCCATCCAATCAAGAATCACActgagatttaattttgaaaacccaACAGATCACAGTTAATCTATCCAAAaagaagtcaccaaaaaaaaatccaTCCAAAAAGAGAATTTGTAAGTCCCATTTAAACGCACTTGGTAATTGTTTGtaacataaaataaagaaacCATATACAACATTATGGGCGTGCCAAAAAGCATTTAACGAAGCAAAAGCTACGATGGAAGCTAGTTATTCTAATTCTACTTATAGTGGAAGAACTGAGCCAACTAAATTACTAAGCCATGTGCAACAGTTGTAACAGGAAGTAATAGTACAGGGGAATAAATATACTACTGAATAATTAGTAGCAAGTTAACATTAATCTCTACATTCGGAAATCCAAGACAGTAACTATATTGTTTGAAAAGCAAGCAGCAACTTTATCCCCGTCCTTGTTCCAACTAATTTCAAAGATCCCACCATTGCCAGCATATGTTTTCACAATTTTTCCCTCCTTGACCGACCATATATGCATGCATTTATCCATCGATCCACTAGCAAGATACTCACCATTTGGGCTGAATGCAATCGAATATACAGGATCCCTGAGAGTTTGTAACAGAAAGGAACAAATCAAAATGATGGGATAACATAACATCGATtaattctaaaaattctaagtttgcaCTAATCCCGCATTTCCATTAACCAGGAATGCTTATAAACCATCCTCAGTTTTTAGTCATTTCATGTTAATAAGGTTTTAACATTTGTTCCTCGTCATATATCAGCATATGTAACTAATGTATGTATTAATTTCCACACCTGTGACCATTTAGGCTGTACAGTACTTTCCCTAGTTCCACATCCCAGAGCTTTACCGTAGAGTCGAAAGAGGCA is a window from the Arachis hypogaea cultivar Tifrunner chromosome 17, arahy.Tifrunner.gnm2.J5K5, whole genome shotgun sequence genome containing:
- the LOC112762501 gene encoding putative zinc transporter At3g08650 yields the protein MLHMAPNLKLRLCVTLLFLVLSVLLFVISNAESEGVSQIVRSAPDKDVGANVFDGTGEGSFKFEDGNTMKTNRKGGNNRVSISTVALFTLAMAAATGLGAVPFFFVELDPQWAGLCNGMAAGVMLAASFDLVQEGQEFGAGNWVVTGILSGGIFIWLCKKFLEQYGDVSMLDLKGADAAKVVLVIGIMTLHSFGEGSGVGVSFAGSKGFSQGLLVTLAIAVHNIPEGLAVSMVLASRGVSPQNAMLWSVITSLPQPIVAVPSFICADAFSKFLPFCTGFAAGCMIWMVVAEVLPDAFKEASASQVASAATLSVAFMEALSTLFQNFTHDYNSEDASGFFVSLLFGLGPLLGGVILVAFALAFHLQHALLMGTGCGIAFVLGAWRPVQLILSSKLGLIPIMLLLAMGAALVHFTSSSVLKMASKKASGGDLPTLTGFPLSVHTLQSFISCGAVAFHALAEGLALGVAAPKAYGLGRHMVLPVSLHGLPRGAAVASCIFGATDSWHGSLASAAIIGFMGPISAIGAILTGIDYSGLDHIMVLACGGLIPSFGTVVKRALSLDKRKSTCGLILGMGFATLCLTFTRLVCLHTLYCNSAPEAVR